A region from the Triticum aestivum cultivar Chinese Spring chromosome 3D, IWGSC CS RefSeq v2.1, whole genome shotgun sequence genome encodes:
- the LOC123078691 gene encoding CTP synthase isoform X1, whose translation MKYVVVTGGVVSGLGKGVTASSIGAVLKACGLRVTTIKIDPYLNTDAGTMSPFEHGEVYVLDDGGEVDLDLGNYERFLDIKLTRDHNITTGKVYQAVIDKERRGDYLGKTVQVVPHITDEIQDWIERVAIKPVDGKEGPPDVCVIELGGTIGDIESMPFIEALGQFSYRVGPGNFCLVHVSLVPVLNVVGEQKTKPTQHSVRGLRGLGLAPDILACRSTEPLEEHVTTKLSQFCNVPISSIVNLHDVTNIWHIPLLLRDQKAHEAILKVLDLQLVGKVPREPKLAEWTERASKFDKLKTPVKIAMVGKYTGLSDSYLSVLKALLHASVAMERKLVLEWVPSCDLENSAAKETPEAHQKAWKLLKVSRFDILDYCHVQFLILLLSHLKKILPQGADGVLVPGGFGDRGVEGKILAATYAREKNVPYLGICLGMQVAVIEFARSVMKLGGANSTEFDPATASPCVIFMPEGSKTQMGATMRLGSRRTHFLANNCKSAKLYGNATSIDERHRHRYEVNPEMVPLLEKAGLSFVGKDESGRRMEIIELPNHVFFIGAQFHPEFKSRPGKPSPLFLGLIAAASGQLDLLLKRSCSVISSKPTPPRYSTNGTGTAVLTIKPYPNGHAKKALTSLVNGCYANGNGIHI comes from the exons ATGAAGTACGTGGTGGTGACCGGCGGCGTGGTGAGCGGGCTCGGCAAGGGCGTCACCGCCAGCAGCATCGGCGCCGTGCTCAAGGCCTGCGGCCTCCGCGTCACCACCATCAAGATCG ATCCATACCTCAACACCGACGCCGGCACAATGTCTCCGTTCGAGCATGGCGAGGTCTACGTTTTGGACGACGGTGGAGAG GTGGACTTGGACCTTGGAAACTACGAACGTTTTCTGGACATCAAATTGACCCGTGACCACAATATAACCACAGGAAAGGTGTATCAG GCTGTCATTGACAAAGAAAGGAGAGGAGACTACTTGGGGAAAACCGTCCAG GTTGTGCCACATATCACTGATGAAATTCAGGATTGGATCGAACGCGTGGCGATCAAGCCGGTCGACGGTAAAGAAGGGCCTCCTGATGTTTGTGTAATAGAACTCGGTGGCACTATAG GGGATATTGAATCAATGCCTTTTATTGAAGCATTAGGTCAATTTTCATACCGTGTCG GACCTGGAAATTTCTGCCTGGTCCATGTCAGCCTTGTTCCGGTACTAAATGTAGTTGGTGAACAG AAAACTAAGCCTACCCAACATAGTGTTCGTGGTCTAAGGGGACTCGGGTTGGCACCTGACATTTTGGCATGCCGCAGTACCGAG CCACTGGAGGAACATGTGACAACCAAGCTCTCACAATTCTGCAATGTGCCA ATCTCAAGTATTGTGAACCTCCATGACGTTACAAACATTTGGCACATCCCCTTGTTGCTAAGG GACCAGAAGGCACATGAAGCCATTCTGAAAGTTTTAGATCTTCAGCT TGTTGGCAAAGTACCTCGAGAACCTAAGTTAGCTGAATGGACCGAAAGAGCCAGCAAGTTTGACAAACTGAAAACTCCG GTTAAGATCGCCATGGTTGGAAAATATACTGGCCTGTCGGATTCTTATCTATCTGTTTTAAAG GCTCTCTTGCACGCATCAGTTGCTATGGAAAGGAAACTTGTACTGGAGTGGGTTCCTTCCTGTGATCTTGAAAATTCTGCAGCCAAAGAG ACCCCTGAAGCCCATCAGAAAGCATGGAAATTACTGAAGGTTAGCAGATTTGACATTCTTGACTACTGCCATGTGCAATTCTTGATACTTCTGTTGAGTCATCTGAAGAAAATTCTACCTCAGGGTGCGGATGGTGTGCTTGTTCCTGGAGGCTTCGGAGATAGAGGAGTTGAGGGCAAAATTCTCGCCGCAACATATGCACGGGAAAAGAATGTTCCTTATCTTGGCATTTGCTTGGGTATGCAAGTCGCTGTGATCGAGTTTGCCCGTTCGGTCATGAAACTAGGTGGCGCAAATAGCACAGAGTTTGACCCGGCCACAGCATCACCCTGTGTCATCTTCATGCCAGAG GGCTCCAAAACCCAAATGGGGGCGACGATGCGCCTTGGATCAAGGAGGACGCATTTCCTAGCCAATAACTGCAAATCCGCAAAGCT GTATGGCAATGCTACCTCCATTGATGAAAGACatcgacacagatatgag GTGAACCCTGAAATGGTCCCATTGCTTGAGAAGGCGGGTCTTTCATTTGTTGGCAAGGATGAAAGTGGAAGACGCATGGAG ATCATTGAGCTGCCGAATCATGTGTTCTTCATCGGTGCACAATTCCATCCTGAATTCAAGTCAAGACCAGGAAAGCCATCTCCGCTTTTCTTAG GGTTAATAGCGGCAGCGTCCGGACAACTAGACCTGCTGCTCAAGCGCAGCTGCAGCGTCATCAGTTCGAAACCGACGCCACCCAGATATAGCACCAACGGCACCGGCACCGCGGTCCTGACCATAAAACCTTACCCCAACGGGCACGCAAAGAAGGCACTCACCAGCTTGGTGAACGGATGCTACGCGAATGGCAACGGCATCCACATCTAA
- the LOC123078691 gene encoding CTP synthase isoform X2, translating into MKYVVVTGGVVSGLGKGVTASSIGAVLKACGLRVTTIKIDPYLNTDAGTMSPFEHGEVYVLDDGGEVDLDLGNYERFLDIKLTRDHNITTGKVYQAVIDKERRGDYLGKTVQVVPHITDEIQDWIERVAIKPVDGKEGPPDVCVIELGGTIGDIESMPFIEALGQFSYRVGPGNFCLVHVSLVPVLNVVGEQKTKPTQHSVRGLRGLGLAPDILACRSTEPLEEHVTTKLSQFCNVPISSIVNLHDVTNIWHIPLLLRDQKAHEAILKVLDLQLVGKVPREPKLAEWTERASKFDKLKTPVKIAMVGKYTGLSDSYLSVLKALLHASVAMERKLVLEWVPSCDLENSAAKETPEAHQKAWKLLKGADGVLVPGGFGDRGVEGKILAATYAREKNVPYLGICLGMQVAVIEFARSVMKLGGANSTEFDPATASPCVIFMPEGSKTQMGATMRLGSRRTHFLANNCKSAKLYGNATSIDERHRHRYEVNPEMVPLLEKAGLSFVGKDESGRRMEIIELPNHVFFIGAQFHPEFKSRPGKPSPLFLGLIAAASGQLDLLLKRSCSVISSKPTPPRYSTNGTGTAVLTIKPYPNGHAKKALTSLVNGCYANGNGIHI; encoded by the exons ATGAAGTACGTGGTGGTGACCGGCGGCGTGGTGAGCGGGCTCGGCAAGGGCGTCACCGCCAGCAGCATCGGCGCCGTGCTCAAGGCCTGCGGCCTCCGCGTCACCACCATCAAGATCG ATCCATACCTCAACACCGACGCCGGCACAATGTCTCCGTTCGAGCATGGCGAGGTCTACGTTTTGGACGACGGTGGAGAG GTGGACTTGGACCTTGGAAACTACGAACGTTTTCTGGACATCAAATTGACCCGTGACCACAATATAACCACAGGAAAGGTGTATCAG GCTGTCATTGACAAAGAAAGGAGAGGAGACTACTTGGGGAAAACCGTCCAG GTTGTGCCACATATCACTGATGAAATTCAGGATTGGATCGAACGCGTGGCGATCAAGCCGGTCGACGGTAAAGAAGGGCCTCCTGATGTTTGTGTAATAGAACTCGGTGGCACTATAG GGGATATTGAATCAATGCCTTTTATTGAAGCATTAGGTCAATTTTCATACCGTGTCG GACCTGGAAATTTCTGCCTGGTCCATGTCAGCCTTGTTCCGGTACTAAATGTAGTTGGTGAACAG AAAACTAAGCCTACCCAACATAGTGTTCGTGGTCTAAGGGGACTCGGGTTGGCACCTGACATTTTGGCATGCCGCAGTACCGAG CCACTGGAGGAACATGTGACAACCAAGCTCTCACAATTCTGCAATGTGCCA ATCTCAAGTATTGTGAACCTCCATGACGTTACAAACATTTGGCACATCCCCTTGTTGCTAAGG GACCAGAAGGCACATGAAGCCATTCTGAAAGTTTTAGATCTTCAGCT TGTTGGCAAAGTACCTCGAGAACCTAAGTTAGCTGAATGGACCGAAAGAGCCAGCAAGTTTGACAAACTGAAAACTCCG GTTAAGATCGCCATGGTTGGAAAATATACTGGCCTGTCGGATTCTTATCTATCTGTTTTAAAG GCTCTCTTGCACGCATCAGTTGCTATGGAAAGGAAACTTGTACTGGAGTGGGTTCCTTCCTGTGATCTTGAAAATTCTGCAGCCAAAGAG ACCCCTGAAGCCCATCAGAAAGCATGGAAATTACTGAAG GGTGCGGATGGTGTGCTTGTTCCTGGAGGCTTCGGAGATAGAGGAGTTGAGGGCAAAATTCTCGCCGCAACATATGCACGGGAAAAGAATGTTCCTTATCTTGGCATTTGCTTGGGTATGCAAGTCGCTGTGATCGAGTTTGCCCGTTCGGTCATGAAACTAGGTGGCGCAAATAGCACAGAGTTTGACCCGGCCACAGCATCACCCTGTGTCATCTTCATGCCAGAG GGCTCCAAAACCCAAATGGGGGCGACGATGCGCCTTGGATCAAGGAGGACGCATTTCCTAGCCAATAACTGCAAATCCGCAAAGCT GTATGGCAATGCTACCTCCATTGATGAAAGACatcgacacagatatgag GTGAACCCTGAAATGGTCCCATTGCTTGAGAAGGCGGGTCTTTCATTTGTTGGCAAGGATGAAAGTGGAAGACGCATGGAG ATCATTGAGCTGCCGAATCATGTGTTCTTCATCGGTGCACAATTCCATCCTGAATTCAAGTCAAGACCAGGAAAGCCATCTCCGCTTTTCTTAG GGTTAATAGCGGCAGCGTCCGGACAACTAGACCTGCTGCTCAAGCGCAGCTGCAGCGTCATCAGTTCGAAACCGACGCCACCCAGATATAGCACCAACGGCACCGGCACCGCGGTCCTGACCATAAAACCTTACCCCAACGGGCACGCAAAGAAGGCACTCACCAGCTTGGTGAACGGATGCTACGCGAATGGCAACGGCATCCACATCTAA